The genomic interval TCTGGGACCCGGCCGTGGCGGAATACAAGTTCCGCCCCGACCATCCCTTCAACCCGCGGCGGCTGGTGCTTGCGGTGTCGCTGATGGAGTCGCTGGGGCTCATCAACGACACCACCGCGCGCGTGGTGGCGCCGCGGATGGCCACGGAGGCGGAGCTGCTGGCCGTGCACTCGCGCGAGTACGTGGACGCCGTGCGCCGCTTCAGCGACGGCGGCCCGACGGACGACGCGGGCGCGTACGGGCTGGGGACGGACGACACGCCCGTCTTTGCGGGGATGCACGAGATCACCGCCCTGGTCACCGGCGCCACCCTCCGGGCGGCGGAGCTGGTGATGAGCGGCGAGGTGGACCGCGCGTTCAGCATCTGCGGCGGGCTGCACCACGCGCACCGCGGCCGCGGATCGGGCTTCTGCGTGTACAGCGACCTGGCCGCGGCCATCGCGTGGATCCGCCGCGAGCACGGGTCGCGCGTGCTGTACCTGGACTACGACGCGCACCACGGCGACGGCGTGCAGGGGATCTTCTACGAGGATCCGGAGGTGATGACCGTCTCCATCCACGAGTCCGGGCGCTACCTGTTTCCCGGCACCGGCTTCGTGGACGAACTGGGGGATGGGGATGGATACGGATATTCCGTCAACCTGCCGCTGGAGCCGTTCACGGAGGATGATTCGTGGATCGGCATCCACGAGAAGCTGCTCCCGGAGATCTTTGAAGCGTTCCGCCCCGATGTCGTCGTCGTGC from Longimicrobium terrae carries:
- a CDS encoding acetoin utilization protein AcuC → MTVRSALIWDPAVAEYKFRPDHPFNPRRLVLAVSLMESLGLINDTTARVVAPRMATEAELLAVHSREYVDAVRRFSDGGPTDDAGAYGLGTDDTPVFAGMHEITALVTGATLRAAELVMSGEVDRAFSICGGLHHAHRGRGSGFCVYSDLAAAIAWIRREHGSRVLYLDYDAHHGDGVQGIFYEDPEVMTVSIHESGRYLFPGTGFVDELGDGDGYGYSVNLPLEPFTEDDSWIGIHEKLLPEIFEAFRPDVVVVQNGCDGHSLDPLTHLRATTRLYEETIRLVCELADKHCKGRVVATGGGGYAIWQVVPRAWTLIWGGLSGQTVPDRIPHDWLNRWQGEAPELLPERVRDDPASHAPVPRRAEIEATNRRTLESLRRQALPLIRGWGLGW